In a genomic window of Coprococcus eutactus:
- a CDS encoding deoxyguanosinetriphosphate triphosphohydrolase, translating into MTIREEQELQEHQILSPYASFSDQSRGRDRQEEQCDLRTVYQRDRDRILHCKSFRRLKHKTQVFLSPGDDHYRTRLTHTLEVAQIARTIARSLRLNEDLTEAIALGHDLGHTPFGHVGERTLASCAGNNFSHNVQSVRVVERLENRGEGLNLTWEVRDGILNHKTSCTPHTLEGQCVRLADKIAYVNHDIDDAIRGNILKEEDLPGNITDILGKTTRTRLNCLIHDVIKTSMGKDQVSMSPDIGDALGKLRKYMFTYLYTNPIAKSEEIKADKMLRILYEYFSEDASRLTNECVEMIYMGEDPKTVVCDYIAGMTDNYAIEMFKSIYIPKSWKV; encoded by the coding sequence ATGACAATACGTGAAGAACAGGAATTACAGGAACATCAGATCTTGAGCCCTTATGCATCATTCAGTGACCAGTCAAGGGGGCGCGACAGGCAGGAGGAACAGTGTGATCTGAGAACGGTATACCAGAGGGACAGGGATCGTATTTTGCATTGTAAATCGTTCAGACGGCTCAAGCACAAGACACAGGTATTTTTGTCCCCCGGAGATGATCATTACAGAACTAGACTTACACACACCCTGGAGGTGGCACAGATAGCGAGGACGATCGCCAGGTCACTTAGGCTCAACGAGGATCTCACTGAGGCGATAGCACTTGGACACGACCTTGGGCACACGCCATTTGGACATGTTGGCGAGCGCACACTTGCATCATGCGCAGGCAACAATTTCAGTCATAACGTACAGAGTGTCAGGGTGGTTGAGCGCCTTGAAAACAGAGGTGAGGGACTCAATCTGACATGGGAAGTCAGGGACGGAATACTGAACCACAAGACATCGTGCACTCCGCATACTCTAGAGGGACAGTGCGTCAGACTTGCGGACAAGATAGCTTATGTAAACCACGATATAGACGATGCCATAAGGGGCAATATACTGAAGGAGGAGGATCTTCCTGGGAATATTACTGATATACTTGGCAAGACTACAAGAACAAGGCTCAACTGTCTTATACATGATGTCATAAAGACCAGTATGGGCAAGGACCAGGTGAGCATGTCGCCAGATATAGGCGATGCGCTTGGTAAGCTCAGAAAGTACATGTTTACATATCTCTACACAAACCCGATAGCGAAGAGCGAAGAGATCAAGGCGGATAAGATGCTCAGGATACTGTATGAATATTTCAGCGAGGATGCAAGCAGACTTACCAATGAATGTGTTGAGATGATATATATGGGGGAGGACCCCAAAACAGTTGTGTGTGACTATATAGCCGGGATGACGGATAATTATGCTATAGAGATGTTCAAGAGCATATATATACCTAAGTCCTGGAAAGTTTGA
- the dnaG gene encoding DNA primase has protein sequence MYYSDEVINEVLSRNDIVDVIGSYASLKKKGSNYEACCPFHHEKTPSFKVNREKQMYHCFGCGVGGNVFTFVMEYENLNFPEAVERLAERAGIQLPEKSMSAQERSREQYKIALKEMNKTAAAYFHYILKHGQRGEKAYEYFRDTRGLTDETINRFALGYADIYRDDLYRYLKNKGYTDEQLKNSGLVDITEKDGGVDKFWNRAMIPILDINGKVIAFGGRVLGDGKPKYINTSDTAVFDKSHTLFAMNIARRSRRKGFICCEGYMDVISMHQAGFDNAVASLGTAFTFGHANIIKRYADEVYLAYDSDGAGVAATKKVIAILREVGVGARVINMRPYKDPDEFIRNLGSEAFEDRIKKAESGMMFLARIYSEEYDQSDPGERTKFQNQVAKEISYIEDPLERNNYIDAIARAYVINRDALAEKVHDYGVAGTPKPDVVEREERRLEEQTTNPDSGTGSGTASHGRQGRDVGENKTARLLLTWLVNEPSLFEKLDGVISEEDFDPGVFRTVAEKLFSQYREQHKVEPAIVVNTFQDVEEQRLVASMLQTDLSIDMTEEEISGAITDVVKKIKLASIKKHLESENDITKVQQLIKDRKKIEKFRVVI, from the coding sequence TTGTATTATTCGGATGAAGTGATAAACGAGGTTTTGTCGCGCAATGATATCGTGGATGTCATTGGCAGTTATGCGAGCCTGAAGAAGAAGGGAAGCAACTATGAGGCCTGCTGTCCTTTCCATCACGAAAAGACTCCATCTTTTAAGGTAAACAGAGAAAAGCAGATGTATCATTGTTTCGGCTGCGGTGTCGGAGGAAATGTATTTACATTTGTCATGGAATATGAAAATCTCAATTTCCCGGAGGCGGTTGAGCGGCTTGCCGAGAGGGCTGGCATACAGCTGCCAGAGAAGTCCATGAGTGCTCAAGAACGTTCCAGAGAGCAGTACAAGATTGCTCTGAAGGAGATGAACAAGACTGCGGCGGCATATTTCCATTATATACTGAAGCATGGACAGCGGGGAGAGAAGGCTTATGAGTACTTCCGTGATACTAGAGGTCTCACGGATGAAACTATAAATAGATTTGCCCTTGGATATGCAGATATATACAGGGATGATCTGTACCGGTATCTGAAGAACAAGGGATATACAGATGAACAGCTTAAGAATTCCGGGCTTGTGGATATCACGGAGAAGGACGGCGGCGTGGACAAGTTCTGGAACAGAGCCATGATCCCGATACTGGATATCAATGGCAAGGTCATAGCATTTGGCGGACGTGTGCTGGGCGATGGAAAGCCAAAGTACATCAACACCAGTGACACTGCGGTTTTTGACAAGAGTCATACGCTGTTTGCCATGAATATTGCAAGGCGGAGCCGGAGAAAGGGATTTATATGCTGTGAGGGATATATGGATGTCATATCTATGCATCAGGCGGGATTTGACAATGCGGTGGCGTCCCTCGGAACTGCGTTTACATTTGGACATGCCAATATAATCAAGAGATATGCCGACGAGGTGTATCTGGCATATGACAGTGATGGCGCAGGCGTTGCGGCTACAAAGAAGGTCATTGCAATACTCCGTGAGGTCGGAGTCGGTGCGAGAGTTATAAATATGCGTCCGTACAAGGATCCGGATGAGTTTATACGAAATCTTGGCAGCGAGGCATTTGAGGATCGGATAAAGAAAGCGGAGAGTGGAATGATGTTCCTTGCCAGGATATATTCTGAGGAGTATGACCAGAGCGATCCTGGGGAGCGCACCAAGTTCCAGAATCAGGTGGCGAAAGAGATTTCATATATAGAAGATCCGCTTGAACGCAATAATTATATAGATGCAATAGCACGTGCTTATGTGATAAACAGGGACGCTCTTGCGGAGAAGGTTCACGACTATGGAGTGGCGGGAACCCCAAAACCAGATGTTGTGGAGAGAGAGGAGCGCCGGCTTGAGGAACAGACGACGAACCCTGATTCGGGAACCGGCAGCGGGACAGCATCACATGGAAGACAGGGCAGAGATGTCGGGGAAAATAAAACAGCTAGACTGCTGCTTACATGGCTTGTCAATGAGCCATCGCTTTTTGAAAAGCTTGACGGTGTTATAAGCGAGGAGGACTTTGATCCGGGGGTTTTCAGGACTGTTGCTGAGAAGCTGTTTTCCCAGTACCGGGAGCAGCACAAGGTGGAGCCTGCTATCGTAGTTAACACGTTTCAGGATGTGGAGGAGCAGAGACTAGTGGCATCCATGCTTCAGACCGATCTGTCCATAGACATGACGGAGGAGGAGATTAGCGGAGCCATAACTGATGTGGTGAAGAAGATCAAGCTTGCAAGTATAAAGAAGCATCTAGAGAGCGAGAATGACATTACGAAAGTGCAGCAGCTTATAAAAGACAGAAAGAAAATTGAAAAATTCAGAGTTGTGATCTGA
- a CDS encoding carbohydrate ABC transporter permease translates to MNMDGKKEKGLPVKTRRVIAYTVFVIISILCLFWFYVLFINATRSNAELNRGFTMIPSKYAAQNFKNIIHGSQPIFTGLLNSFIVAACTAFLCTYFSTVTAFAIYAYDFKLKKVIFTFILAIMMIPTQVTALGFVQLVDKMGLMDSFIPLIVPAIASPVVFFYMKQSMDAGLPKELLESARIDGAGEFRIFNQIALPLMKPSIAVQAIFSFVSSWNNYFTPALILKKDNKKTLPILIALLRGADFLKFDMGQVYMFIACSILPVIIVYLCLAKNIVAGMTSGAVKG, encoded by the coding sequence ATGAATATGGACGGAAAGAAAGAAAAAGGTTTGCCAGTCAAGACGAGACGAGTGATAGCGTATACAGTATTCGTTATTATATCAATTCTGTGTCTGTTCTGGTTCTATGTACTTTTTATAAATGCGACAAGATCGAATGCTGAACTTAATCGTGGATTCACCATGATTCCAAGTAAATATGCTGCTCAGAACTTCAAAAATATTATCCATGGTTCACAGCCTATATTTACAGGTTTGCTTAACAGTTTTATAGTTGCTGCATGCACAGCATTCTTATGTACATACTTCTCAACAGTAACAGCGTTTGCAATCTATGCATACGACTTCAAGTTGAAGAAGGTAATATTCACATTCATACTTGCAATCATGATGATCCCTACACAGGTAACTGCATTAGGTTTCGTTCAGTTGGTTGACAAGATGGGACTTATGGACAGCTTTATTCCGCTGATCGTTCCAGCAATTGCTTCACCTGTAGTATTCTTCTACATGAAGCAGTCCATGGACGCAGGACTTCCGAAGGAGCTGCTTGAGTCAGCACGTATAGACGGTGCAGGAGAGTTCCGTATCTTCAATCAGATAGCGCTTCCGCTTATGAAGCCATCTATTGCAGTACAGGCGATCTTCTCATTCGTTTCAAGCTGGAATAACTACTTCACACCAGCTCTTATTCTTAAGAAAGACAACAAGAAGACATTGCCTATCCTGATAGCACTTCTTCGTGGAGCTGACTTCCTTAAGTTTGATATGGGTCAGGTTTACATGTTCATCGCATGTTCAATCCTCCCAGTTATCATAGTTTACTTGTGCCTGGCAAAGAATATCGTTGCTGGTATGACAAGTGGAGCTGTAAAGGGTTAA
- a CDS encoding type 2 periplasmic-binding domain-containing protein: MGLSLVACGGNDDATTEAKKDDTTTEAAKDDASDATSEAEVSGSDEGKVLNIYAWNEEFKSRITDHYPGYEEVDATHGKIGDVDVVWTITPNNDNAYQNNLDQQLLKQADASADDKIDIFLVEADYALKYSDTDYTMAVSDLGITDDELANQYDYTKKILEDSNGVLKGVSWQSTPGVLIYNREIAKDMWGSDDPAEVQKHVSDWDTFYATGSELAAKGYKLTATVNDSYRVYSNNVSSKWVEDGKLNIDPQFKAWADAEKASYEAGQTTTGDLWSDEWSAGFYPDGKVFAYFGPAWLINFSMGQDDEKSIAHAGGWGATEGPQAFYWGGTWICAATGTDNPTLVADIMRKMTTDETILKDIVSKDSDCINNKNVLSSLASDDSFGFSVLGGQNPFGLFTENVEKIDLSNLSAYDQGCNESFQKIMKDYFSGQYATYDEAIEAFKQDVATKYPAITVE; the protein is encoded by the coding sequence ATGGGACTTTCACTCGTAGCTTGTGGTGGTAATGATGACGCAACAACAGAGGCTAAGAAGGACGACACAACAACAGAGGCAGCAAAGGACGACGCATCAGATGCTACTTCAGAGGCAGAAGTAAGCGGCAGTGATGAGGGCAAGGTTCTTAACATCTACGCTTGGAACGAGGAGTTCAAGTCAAGAATTACAGATCACTATCCAGGATACGAAGAGGTTGATGCAACACATGGTAAGATTGGTGATGTAGACGTTGTTTGGACAATCACACCAAACAATGACAATGCATACCAGAACAACCTGGATCAGCAGTTACTTAAGCAGGCAGATGCATCAGCAGATGACAAGATCGATATCTTCCTCGTAGAGGCTGATTACGCACTTAAGTACAGTGATACAGATTATACAATGGCAGTATCAGATCTTGGTATCACAGATGATGAACTTGCTAACCAGTATGATTACACAAAGAAGATTCTTGAGGATTCAAACGGAGTACTTAAGGGTGTATCATGGCAGTCAACACCTGGTGTTCTTATCTACAACAGAGAAATCGCAAAGGATATGTGGGGATCAGATGATCCTGCAGAGGTTCAGAAGCACGTATCAGATTGGGATACATTCTATGCAACAGGTTCAGAGTTAGCAGCTAAGGGTTACAAGCTCACAGCAACAGTTAATGACTCATACCGTGTATATTCAAACAACGTATCAAGCAAGTGGGTTGAGGATGGCAAGCTCAACATCGATCCACAGTTCAAGGCTTGGGCAGATGCAGAGAAGGCATCATACGAAGCTGGACAGACAACAACTGGTGACCTTTGGAGCGATGAGTGGTCAGCAGGATTCTATCCAGACGGTAAGGTATTCGCATACTTCGGACCAGCTTGGCTGATCAACTTCTCAATGGGTCAGGATGATGAGAAGTCAATCGCACATGCAGGCGGTTGGGGCGCAACAGAAGGACCTCAGGCATTCTACTGGGGCGGTACATGGATCTGTGCAGCTACAGGTACAGACAACCCAACACTTGTTGCTGATATCATGAGAAAGATGACAACAGATGAGACAATCCTTAAGGATATCGTTTCAAAGGATAGTGATTGTATAAACAATAAGAACGTTCTGTCAAGCTTAGCATCAGATGATTCATTTGGATTCTCAGTTCTTGGTGGACAGAACCCATTCGGATTATTCACAGAGAATGTTGAGAAGATTGATCTTTCAAACCTTTCAGCTTACGATCAGGGATGTAACGAGTCATTCCAGAAGATCATGAAGGATTACTTCTCAGGTCAGTACGCTACATATGATGAGGCTATTGAGGCATTCAAGCAGGATGTTGCTACAAAGTATCCAGCAATCACAGTAGAGTAA
- a CDS encoding RNA polymerase sigma factor, which translates to MHKDKKDSELIEEYYNMYEQKIFRLSNVILGDKWQAEEAVQETFLRIIRHRDTVRRMSEEKRAAYITRIAKSIAIDMYRKNKKATEKVCAFSGDSESADVFENMIWQGGGSVGQSDMTETVENRQILDAVMGKLSDDDALVIRFRAERQLSVRETAAIMNMSESAVRKKYERAVSRAHKLLVKEMMLYGE; encoded by the coding sequence ATGCATAAAGATAAAAAAGACAGTGAACTTATAGAAGAATATTACAACATGTATGAGCAGAAGATTTTCAGATTGTCAAATGTCATATTGGGAGATAAATGGCAGGCAGAGGAGGCGGTTCAGGAAACCTTTCTTCGGATAATCAGACACAGAGATACCGTGCGGAGGATGTCTGAGGAGAAGAGGGCTGCATACATAACCAGGATCGCAAAAAGTATTGCCATAGATATGTACAGAAAGAACAAAAAAGCTACTGAGAAGGTGTGTGCGTTTTCAGGAGATTCCGAATCAGCTGATGTCTTTGAAAATATGATCTGGCAGGGTGGCGGTTCTGTCGGACAGAGTGATATGACCGAGACTGTTGAGAACAGACAGATCCTGGATGCTGTGATGGGGAAGCTCTCGGATGACGATGCACTGGTGATAAGGTTCAGAGCGGAGCGGCAGCTCAGTGTGAGGGAGACGGCGGCGATCATGAATATGTCGGAATCTGCTGTGAGAAAGAAGTATGAGAGAGCTGTCAGCCGGGCACACAAATTACTTGTGAAGGAGATGATGCTGTATGGAGAATAA
- a CDS encoding YesL family protein: MAQNGNIKTNIFQKLEKFGDLFIINILFIITSIPIFTIGAATTAMYAFTTKLVKDQEGPVWKSYWSAFKKNFKPATKVWLVILVILAAMYVEYVLSFSMGGLGYALILGLMALEAVFLSFTLPMLFPMVARYENTTGNYIKNSFLICIANLGSWFYMFFIWVLPIALYASNNKILYYTWVLWLIILIGVIAYASSMVVVRLYDKIENPDGEAVETDEEDDDSTVGKVTKQLVDITRLKLDEKDLNDDDLDELLDEDEGGDDKDNIK, encoded by the coding sequence ATGGCACAGAATGGAAATATCAAAACAAATATATTTCAGAAGCTGGAGAAATTCGGAGACTTATTTATAATCAATATTTTGTTTATAATCACAAGTATTCCCATTTTTACCATAGGAGCGGCAACTACTGCTATGTATGCCTTTACAACAAAGCTTGTGAAGGATCAGGAGGGACCGGTATGGAAGAGCTACTGGTCTGCATTTAAGAAGAACTTCAAACCGGCCACCAAGGTGTGGCTTGTCATATTGGTCATATTGGCAGCGATGTATGTGGAATATGTACTTTCGTTTTCGATGGGAGGCCTGGGATACGCACTGATCCTCGGACTTATGGCACTTGAGGCAGTGTTCCTCAGTTTTACACTTCCAATGCTTTTCCCGATGGTGGCCAGATATGAGAACACGACAGGTAACTATATAAAGAACTCATTTCTGATATGTATTGCGAATCTTGGATCATGGTTCTATATGTTTTTTATATGGGTACTGCCTATAGCGCTCTATGCGTCAAACAATAAGATCCTCTATTACACATGGGTGTTATGGCTTATTATACTTATAGGAGTCATTGCGTATGCAAGTTCCATGGTTGTAGTGAGACTGTACGATAAGATAGAGAATCCGGATGGAGAAGCTGTTGAGACAGATGAGGAAGATGATGACAGCACAGTGGGCAAGGTCACAAAACAGCTTGTCGATATCACCAGACTGAAGTTAGATGAAAAGGATCTCAATGATGATGATCTAGACGAGCTCCTTGATGAAGATGAAGGCGGGGACGATAAAGACAATATTAAGTAG
- a CDS encoding carbohydrate ABC transporter permease — protein MKSKKGNVVRYNRWGYFFLIPFAVVFIIFQLVPLCSTIYNSFFKHFFDGIMEIGPDPVGLDNYKTMFSGSDIWKYLGNTMIMWIMGFIPQILISLLLASWFANPSLKLKGKAFFQTVIYLPNLIMASAFAMLFFALFSKVGPINGMLQSMGVVAEGSPYDFLGHTGSARTLVAFMNFLMWFGNTTILLLAGMLGIDTSLYEAAEVDGATSNQVFFKITLPILRPILIYVMITSLIGGLQMFDVPQILTNGAGGPKNTTMTLIMALNKHLFSKNYGMGGALSVFMFIVTGILSMIVFKMNKQTEK, from the coding sequence ATGAAAAGTAAAAAAGGCAATGTAGTACGCTATAACCGTTGGGGATACTTTTTCTTGATTCCGTTTGCGGTTGTTTTCATAATTTTCCAGTTGGTTCCTCTGTGCTCAACTATCTATAACAGTTTTTTCAAGCACTTCTTTGATGGAATTATGGAAATTGGTCCTGACCCGGTGGGATTGGATAACTATAAAACAATGTTTTCTGGTAGCGACATTTGGAAATATTTAGGAAATACAATGATCATGTGGATCATGGGATTCATTCCACAGATCCTTATATCACTTCTCCTTGCATCATGGTTTGCTAACCCAAGCCTGAAACTCAAGGGTAAGGCATTCTTCCAGACAGTTATATATCTTCCAAACCTGATCATGGCATCTGCTTTTGCGATGCTGTTCTTTGCTCTGTTCTCCAAGGTTGGCCCTATCAATGGCATGTTACAGAGCATGGGAGTAGTAGCTGAGGGAAGTCCATACGATTTCCTTGGACATACAGGTTCAGCAAGAACACTTGTTGCATTCATGAACTTCTTGATGTGGTTTGGTAATACAACGATTCTTCTTCTGGCAGGTATGCTTGGAATTGACACATCACTTTATGAGGCGGCCGAGGTGGATGGAGCTACATCTAACCAGGTGTTCTTCAAGATCACACTTCCTATACTGAGACCTATCTTGATATATGTTATGATCACATCTCTTATCGGTGGTCTCCAGATGTTCGATGTTCCGCAGATCCTGACAAACGGTGCAGGTGGACCGAAGAACACAACCATGACACTTATCATGGCTCTGAACAAGCACTTGTTCAGTAAGAATTATGGTATGGGCGGTGCCCTTTCCGTATTCATGTTCATTGTAACCGGTATCTTGAGTATGATTGTATTCAAAATGAATAAGCAGACCGAGAAATAG
- a CDS encoding peptidylprolyl isomerase, producing MKRLRLTSCICAVVLGLSMLTGCGSTSDTTGSASESKSQSEASGTDSSDAVMTVGEYNIGKGELMLHSILEILSGTVQYDDIKNDEDKYKQTVIDNIVETKMAGDAAKDAGMEFTEDDENTRDRLISDFTSYVPKSVREKYGISDELIDSVFNDTSIMNKIETNTRNELGKKLTADIKKQYKDYNFQKIYYLTFPKVKLDDDGNPMTDDGGNYENLEDKELADMKSKAETAVKEINSGADAKEVAKKYGVDSYSEEKQSYVGGYSDDMNDVMDKLTAGKCTEVYESQNAYYAIAVLTDHDSDILESFAYQTAESQVDTELEKTKQEWIDSCDDKGGVVYKDDTWKNFSLLDMATDLNDQGLMK from the coding sequence ATGAAGAGATTAAGATTGACAAGCTGTATATGTGCGGTGGTACTTGGACTGTCTATGTTGACAGGATGTGGAAGTACATCAGATACGACTGGAAGCGCATCGGAAAGCAAGTCACAGAGTGAGGCGAGCGGTACAGACAGCAGTGATGCGGTCATGACTGTTGGTGAATATAATATAGGTAAAGGTGAACTCATGCTGCACAGTATACTTGAGATACTGTCAGGAACGGTTCAGTATGATGATATCAAAAATGATGAGGATAAGTACAAGCAGACGGTTATAGATAATATCGTGGAGACCAAGATGGCAGGGGATGCAGCTAAGGATGCAGGAATGGAGTTCACGGAAGATGATGAGAATACCAGAGACAGACTGATCAGTGATTTCACTTCGTATGTGCCGAAGTCAGTTCGTGAAAAATATGGAATAAGCGATGAGCTGATTGACTCAGTGTTCAATGACACCTCTATAATGAACAAGATAGAGACAAACACACGTAACGAACTTGGAAAGAAGCTGACCGCCGACATCAAGAAGCAGTATAAGGATTACAATTTTCAGAAGATATACTATCTAACATTCCCAAAGGTTAAGCTAGACGATGATGGCAATCCAATGACTGATGACGGTGGCAATTATGAAAATCTTGAAGACAAGGAGCTTGCTGATATGAAGTCGAAGGCAGAGACAGCCGTAAAGGAGATCAACAGCGGTGCAGATGCCAAAGAGGTTGCCAAGAAATATGGCGTGGACAGCTATTCAGAGGAGAAACAGAGTTATGTGGGCGGATATTCGGACGATATGAACGATGTTATGGACAAACTCACAGCAGGCAAGTGCACAGAGGTATATGAGTCCCAGAATGCATATTATGCCATTGCGGTATTAACCGATCATGACAGTGATATTTTAGAGAGCTTCGCTTACCAAACCGCGGAATCTCAGGTGGACACAGAACTTGAGAAGACAAAGCAGGAGTGGATAGATAGCTGTGATGACAAGGGAGGTGTCGTCTACAAGGATGATACATGGAAGAATTTCAGCCTTTTGGATATGGCAACAGATCTGAACGATCAGGGCCTTATGAAGTAG
- a CDS encoding alpha/beta fold hydrolase — translation MSIDKKTNGKSNEKVNERNAQKKSATAGGEKMIPKLAHNEPLKSVSMGMTKEEKNKERKKLGKMILKAVGIVLLATIVTLGSVLIYANVKHRKALKEEEKYMTPPGQMVEIDGHEIHVVHRGDETAKHALVFIHSNKTADDSIALEPLFDELSDYELIYVDRSGSGYSDDWDAPKDIDSMLAETRAAVKTVTGRTSYILVASKSGGTLAVDWADEYPDEVEAIVGLQMYFPDQYEGMDEDAYCSFENKIMLELVKIGGQRLSDSVLPDNSYNIYTKDQMDRRNAIIEKGLYTQGMYNEDKNLVKNANKVAALGFPQNTPMYMIYCNPFTDPFLHQDDDTLETYEDLVQNSEEDPAGTYNSYYKEYAESHSNVEMTEMSGPDRLIVYNPQKEADLIKEYIGSRVK, via the coding sequence ATGAGTATTGACAAGAAAACAAATGGAAAAAGCAATGAGAAAGTTAACGAGAGAAATGCACAAAAGAAGAGCGCGACAGCCGGGGGGGAGAAGATGATCCCGAAACTTGCGCATAATGAGCCGCTGAAGTCGGTGAGCATGGGTATGACAAAGGAAGAAAAGAATAAAGAGCGAAAGAAACTGGGGAAAATGATCCTTAAGGCCGTGGGGATAGTCCTGCTGGCGACTATCGTGACACTTGGCAGCGTGCTTATCTATGCAAATGTAAAACATAGGAAAGCACTTAAGGAAGAGGAGAAGTATATGACCCCTCCGGGACAGATGGTGGAGATAGACGGACATGAGATACATGTCGTACATAGGGGAGATGAAACAGCGAAGCATGCTCTTGTGTTCATACACTCGAATAAGACTGCAGATGATTCTATAGCACTTGAACCGTTGTTCGATGAACTTTCTGACTATGAACTCATATATGTGGACAGGAGCGGAAGTGGCTACAGTGATGACTGGGATGCGCCGAAGGACATAGACTCAATGCTGGCCGAGACAAGAGCGGCAGTCAAGACTGTCACAGGAAGAACTTCATATATACTTGTGGCGAGCAAGAGCGGCGGAACATTGGCTGTGGATTGGGCAGATGAGTATCCTGACGAGGTGGAGGCGATAGTGGGACTCCAGATGTATTTCCCAGATCAGTATGAGGGAATGGATGAGGATGCATATTGTTCGTTTGAAAATAAAATCATGCTTGAGCTTGTCAAGATTGGCGGACAGAGACTTTCAGACAGTGTGCTGCCTGATAATTCCTACAATATATACACAAAGGATCAGATGGATAGGAGAAATGCCATTATTGAAAAGGGACTTTATACCCAGGGTATGTACAATGAGGACAAGAACCTTGTGAAAAATGCTAACAAGGTGGCTGCACTTGGTTTTCCACAAAATACACCTATGTATATGATATACTGCAATCCTTTTACAGATCCGTTTCTCCATCAGGATGATGATACACTGGAGACATACGAAGATCTGGTGCAAAATTCCGAGGAAGACCCTGCTGGCACATACAATTCATACTATAAAGAATATGCAGAGTCGCACAGCAATGTAGAGATGACCGAAATGTCTGGTCCTGACCGCTTGATTGTATATAATCCACAAAAAGAGGCGGATTTGATCAAAGAATACATAGGCAGCAGGGTTAAATAA